Genomic segment of Mucilaginibacter sabulilitoris:
CACTTTAAAGGATTTTAAAGTGAAGGCACTGTTTACAGGAATTATAATGTTGATCTTCCTGCAATTGATCGTTACTTACAACTCTCCTTTGCTTGTAGATCTTCGAGATCGGCTAAGAATAAACAACGTTAAGCTGATTAAGGTATCTGAACGTTTAGCTGAACAGATAGCAGATATCTCTAGATTTTTATTGGGAATTACGCATCATGGTTTATTTGTAGATGCGCATTTTAATGGGTATAATCAGGTGATAGCCGTAGTGTATAAATTACCTTCCGGCCAAGAGCAATGGTTACCAATTTTTAATCCGGATGGTACGCCGGGAAAATATCTACTTGGTCCCCTTTGGGCAAAATGGAGCTTTAGAGTAAACGGGCCATTAATCAACCAGAAAGAATTATATGATGGGATCAGAGATTTTACTGCATTCTGGGCATATAAACACCATATCAGTTTGAATGATGCCGTATTTGAAATCAGAATCAAGCAAAACGCAAATCCTAAGAAGTGGGAGTATGATTTTTTAAATAAGCAATTGCAAAACCCCTGGTTAGTTGTTGGCACAGCTGTTTGGAGAAATAATGAATTTTCTCCAAATATAAAAGATATCGAAAAATATAATGGGATTCAATGATTGAAAAAGAGGCATTAATAGTAGGAATTAATAGTTTTTTAGGTAGAGCCATTTACGAATTAATCAAGGAACAATATTCAATCACAGGAGTGTACCATTCAAATACTGAGAATATTCCTGCCGATATCGAGATAATCCAGGTTGATGATATAAAAAAATTAAAAAATCGCTCTTTTAAACATATTTATTTGATTAGCTCAAGCGTTCCTGATGGAGTGGAAGATGATCAAAAGCTATTTTTAGCCAATATTATTTTACCACACACGATTAGTACTTTATTTCCTGAATCACGTATATTATTTTGTTCGAGCGTATCTGTTTATGAAAATCTTGCTGCAAATACAATTATTTCCAACGCTGACATGCCTTCTCCAAGGTCCAAATACGCACTTAGTAAGTTGTGGGGAGAACGAACAATTGAAAACCATGCTTCTTTTGCTATAATTAGGATTTCGTCAATGTATGGAGTTGGTATGAAAACTACTACATTTGTGCCCAAGATAATTGAAAATGTGATTGAAACTAAAAAAATTAATTTACTTGGAGAAGGTCGAAGAATGCAAAACTACATACATGTAGAAGACGTTGCTCGTATTGCAGTAGGGTTGGCGCAGACTTCAGAAAATATTATGCTTTTGGCCGTGGCGAATCAATCTTATTCTAATAAGGAGATTGCTGAAATGATCCTAAACATCACTCCTGGTCAACTTAGTTTTGCGGGAAAGGATGATTCTAAATCACATATCTACGATAATACGGATACACATACAATATTAAAGGATATCAATTTTAAAGATATCAAAGCGGGTTTAGAAGAACTAGTGGCATGGATCAAAAAAAAGTGTTAGTAACAGGGATAGGCGGAAACGTTGGTCAAGGGATAATCAGGAACATCAGAACTACAAACTTTCCAATTGAAGTAATTGGATGTAATGTGTTAGCGTTTTCAGCGGGTAATCATCTTTGCGACAGGTTCTATCAAACGCCGTATGCTTATGATAAGGATTATATTCCAACCATTATCGATATTGTAAAAAGAGAAAAAATAGACTTAATCATTCCATCGACCGATTACGAAGTTTATTTTCTGGCTAAATTAAAAACACAAATCCCTTGCGCTATAGCTGCCTCTGACTGGGAAACTACCGGGATTTATCTGGACAAATACCAAACATTTCTGCATCATACGAAGTACGACATTCCTTTTGCACCAGCTTTTTTGCCCAGCGAGTATAATGGTGGGTTTAAGGAGTTTATAGTGAAACCGAGAGAAGGACGCGGTTCAAGGGGATTACATATAAATCCTGTGTCCTTAGACGGATTTTCTGATGAATATATGGTTCAGCAACTATATAAAGGAAGGGAGATTACTACTGCGTTTTATGTAAATCAAAACAACGACCTGCATGGTTTTATTACTTTACAGCGAGAATTGGAAAATGGCGCAACAAATGAATGTCGTGTAGATCGTAGCTATGATCAAGAGCTTGAAAGAATTCTGAAGAATATGATTAATCATGCCAGGATCAGGGGCAGCGCGAATTTACAATCTATAGTTACTGAAGGGGGCGATATCGTTCCTTTCGAGGTAAACTGCCGTATTTCCGGCACGAATTCAATCCGGGCGAATTTTGGATTTGAGGATGTTAAATATACTCTTGAGGATTTTCTTTATCACATACCCTTGTCTAGGCCCCAAGTGAAAAACGGTATTGCGATAAGAATTATGATGGATGTTATTTATCCTGATCAGACGGACAAGTCGAAGCTGTCTGATAACTCTGTTTTAAGTTATATTTATTGAAGTAAATGCAAAAAAAAAAATATGAAGTTTTATTATTGGATGCCGCCAATACTATAATTTATAAACCTGATCTGATACCATCTTTTTTAAGTGTTTTAAAAAAAAACGGTTTTGACGCGGATGAAATTCAATTAAGAAAAAATCACAAACTACTATCAGAGGTTATTCATTTTCCCGATGTGACTTCAAAAGAGTTTTACTGCATGTTCAACAATGAGGTAATGTTGTCAATGGGCATAGTTTCTTCAAAGCAACTATTGGACGATATTTTTGCTAACTGCTCTTATCTGCCATGGCGACCATTTCAAGACACCCATGTTTTAAAGACTTTATCTATAAAAAAGGCAATTCTTTCCAATTTCAATGCTTCTATAAATATAAAAATAAATAATATTTTTGGAGACCATCTGTTTGATAGTATTATCGGCTCAGAAAAAGAAGGTATAGGTAAACCAAACATTGAATTCTATAAACGAGCTTTGGACGTTTTAAATGTTGACCCTGAAAAAATTTTATACGTCGGGGATTCGATTAAACTGGATGTTGTTCCTGCACGATCTATAGGCATTGAAACATATCTGATCGATAGAGACAGAAATTTTCTGCAGTTTAATAAGAGAATTGATTCGCTTGCCGACTTAATTGAGATAATTAAATAACATGAAAAAATTAGCCATAATTGGTTCTGGAGACCTCGGCCAGCAAATTGCTTATTATGCTGTCCAAGATAGACAGTTCAAAATCGAAGGTTTTTTTGATGATTTAAAAAATACCGATAACCTCGTAAATCAGATTCCAGTTTTGGGA
This window contains:
- a CDS encoding NAD-dependent epimerase/dehydratase family protein encodes the protein MIEKEALIVGINSFLGRAIYELIKEQYSITGVYHSNTENIPADIEIIQVDDIKKLKNRSFKHIYLISSSVPDGVEDDQKLFLANIILPHTISTLFPESRILFCSSVSVYENLAANTIISNADMPSPRSKYALSKLWGERTIENHASFAIIRISSMYGVGMKTTTFVPKIIENVIETKKINLLGEGRRMQNYIHVEDVARIAVGLAQTSENIMLLAVANQSYSNKEIAEMILNITPGQLSFAGKDDSKSHIYDNTDTHTILKDINFKDIKAGLEELVAWIKKKC
- a CDS encoding ATP-grasp domain-containing protein; its protein translation is MDQKKVLVTGIGGNVGQGIIRNIRTTNFPIEVIGCNVLAFSAGNHLCDRFYQTPYAYDKDYIPTIIDIVKREKIDLIIPSTDYEVYFLAKLKTQIPCAIAASDWETTGIYLDKYQTFLHHTKYDIPFAPAFLPSEYNGGFKEFIVKPREGRGSRGLHINPVSLDGFSDEYMVQQLYKGREITTAFYVNQNNDLHGFITLQRELENGATNECRVDRSYDQELERILKNMINHARIRGSANLQSIVTEGGDIVPFEVNCRISGTNSIRANFGFEDVKYTLEDFLYHIPLSRPQVKNGIAIRIMMDVIYPDQTDKSKLSDNSVLSYIY
- a CDS encoding HAD family hydrolase; translation: MQKKKYEVLLLDAANTIIYKPDLIPSFLSVLKKNGFDADEIQLRKNHKLLSEVIHFPDVTSKEFYCMFNNEVMLSMGIVSSKQLLDDIFANCSYLPWRPFQDTHVLKTLSIKKAILSNFNASINIKINNIFGDHLFDSIIGSEKEGIGKPNIEFYKRALDVLNVDPEKILYVGDSIKLDVVPARSIGIETYLIDRDRNFLQFNKRIDSLADLIEIIK